Part of the Streptomyces antimycoticus genome, GCACGCCGACCTCGCACCGCACCGCCTGGACCCCACCGGGGCACGCCAGCACGCGGTCAACGAAGAGCTGCGCGCCCGCGGGGCCGCGGTCCCGGTCCTGCTGCCCGGTGACGTACCGGGGTACGCCATCACCCGGCACGAGGAGCTGAAGGACTTCGTCACCCACCCCGACGTGGCCAAGAACGCCTGCCACTTCGCCGCCCTGCAGCGGGACGAGCTCCCGCCCGGCTGGCCGATGCGGACCTTCGCCACCGTCCGGGGCATGATCACCGCGGACGGCGAGGACCACAAGCGGCTGCGGTCCCTGGTGACCCGGGCGTTCACCCCGCGCCGGGTGGAGGCGCTGCGCCCGGTGGTCCATGAGCTGACCGGCACGCTGCTGGACCGGCTGGCCGGGGCCGCCACCGCGGATCCGGACGGGGTGGCCGACCTGCGCCGTCACTTCGCACTGCCGCTGCCGATGAGCGTGATCTGCCGGCTCCTGGGCGTCGACGACCAGCACCAGGACCGGCTGCACGAGCTGTCCAACGAGATCGTCTCCACCCACACCGCCCCGGAACGGGTCCCGGACGCCAACCGCGAGATGGTCGCGATCCTCGGCCAGGTGGCGGCGGCCCGGGCGAAGGATCCCGGGGACGATCTGACCAGCGCGCTGATAGCGGCCCGTGAGGAGGACGGGGACCGGCTCGCCGAGGAGGAGCTGATCGGCACCCTGATGCTGACGATCATCGCCGGGCACGAGACCACGCTCAACCTGATCACCAACGCGGTACGGGCGCTGTGCAACCACCGCGACCAGTTGGATCTCGTTCGCTCCGGTGCCGCGACCTGGGGCGATGTGGTCGAGGAGACGCTGCGGTACGACGGCCCGGTGAGCTACTTCCCGTTCCGCTACCCCACCAGGGACCTTCCGGTCGGGGACAGGGTCATCCCCAAGGGCGTGCCCGTGCTCGTCTCGTACACCGCCGCCGGGCGCGACGAGCGGGCGTACGGCCCGGACGCCGGCCGCTTCGACGTCACCCGGGGCGCCCGCCATCTGTCCTTCGGCCACGGCGCCCACTTCTGCCTGGGCGCCCCGCTGGCCCGGATGGAGGCCGTGATCGCCCTCGAGGCCCTCTTCACCCGCTTCCCCGACCTCGATCTGGCCGTCCCGGACGAGGAGCTGGTCCCGCACCCCAGCTTCGTCGGCAACAGCCCGCAGCGGCTCCCCATCCGGCTCGGGGCGGCTCACAGCGCCTGAGCCGGTGCGCTGAGGGCAGCGTTGCCTGCGGGAAACGGCGGGGATGCGGCCGGGTAACAGGCACCCCGCACGCTTCCTGGCATGGAGTCCAACAGGGAGCCGGGAAGTCCGCAGCGGCGGGTGGTGATCGTCGGCGGCGGGATGGCGGGCACGAGGCTGGCGCAGCAGCTCGTCGTCAGTGCGGGCGAGGCCACCCTCGAGGTCACGGTCATCGGCGAGGAGCAGCACCCCGCGTACAACCGGGTGCTGCTCGCCGAGGTCCTCGCCGGGCGGTACGCCCCGGAGGTCATCGCCCTCCCCGTCCCCGCCCCCGCTGCCGGGACCGGGGCCGGGGTGCGGCGGCTCAGCGGGGTGCGGGTGGTCCGCGTCGACCGCCCCACGGCGGAGGTGCTGTGCGACGACGGCCGCCGCGTGCCGTACGACGCGCTGGTGCTGGCCACCGGCTCCAACCCGGTGCTGCCACCGCTGCGCGGCCTGTTCGAGCCGGACGGCCGCGACGACCTCCAGGCCCTCCCGGACGGCGTCCACGCCTTCCGCACCATGGACGACTGCCTGGCCCTCGGCGCGGCCGTACGGCCCGGGACACGGGCCGTCGTCATCGGCGGCGGACTCCTCGGCGTCTCCGCCGCCCGTGCGCTGGCCCAGCGCGGTGCCCAGGTGGTCCTGGCCCACCAGGGCGAACACCTGATGGAACGCCAGCTGGACCCGGGCGCGTCAAGGCTGCTGCGACGGCATATGGCGGCGCTGGGCGTGGAGGTCCACACCGAGTGCCGGGCCCGGGGCCTGCGCACCGACGGGCGGGCAGTCCACGCCGTCGAACTGGCCGACGGATACGCCCTGGAGGCCGATCTGGTCGTGCTCGCGTGCGGAGTCCGGCCACGGGTCGGGCTGGCGCGGGCGGCGGGGCTGGAGGTGGCACGCGGCATCGTCGTCGACGACGAGCTGCGGACGCGTGACCCGCGAGTGTTCGCGATCGGCGACTGCGCGGAACACGACGGCGTCGTGTACGGCTTGGCGGGCGCGGCACAGGAACAGGCGGACGTGCTGGCGCGCCTGCTCTCCCCCACCCCGCCCCTCCCCGAACCAAGGGGGCTCCGCCCCTGGCCCCCCACCGGGGCTCCGCCCCGGACCCCGCTCCTCAATCGCCGGAGGGGCTGGATTTTCGCTACACGGGCACCCGTGCCCTCACCCGCCTGACGCTCACTTCGACGTCCGGCCCCCTCGACCTCGCTGCCTTCGGCAACCCGACCCCCGCCCCCGGCGACGACGTCATCCACCTCACCGACGCCACCCGCAACACGTACCGCAAAGTCGTGGTCCGCGGCGACCGTCTCCTCGGCGGCATCCTTCTCGGCGATCTCGGCACCGTCGGCGCGCTCGCCCGTGCCTGGGAGGGCGACGAGCCGCTCCCGGCCACCCCCCTGCTCCACCTGCTGACCAACGATGGAGGCTCCTGACGATGAGCGCACCGATCACCACGAGTGCACCGATGACGACGACGATGGCGAGCGCGCCGAAGCCCGAGCCCGCCGCCGCCCCCACCATCGTGTTGGTCGGCCACGGCATGGTCGGCCAGCGGTTTCTCGAAGCGCTCGTCGAGCGGAACGTCACCGAGACCGCCGCCCGCGTCGTCGTGTTCTGCGAGGAGCCCCGGCCCGCCTACGACCGTGTCCAGTTGACCTCGTACTTCTCCGGCCGCACCCCCGACGAACTCTCCCTCGTCGAGGACGGCTTCATGGCCCGGCACGGCATCGAGCTGCATCTCGGCGACCCGGCCGAGTCCATCGACCGCGCCGCCCGCACCGTGACCGCCCGCTCCGGGCTGACCGTCACGTACGACACGCTCGTGCTGGCCACCGGCTCGTACCCGTTCGTCCCGCCCGTGCCCGGCAAGGACAGCGACGGCTGCTTCGTCTACCGCACCGTCGAGGATCTGCTCGCGATCGAGGCATACGCCGAACACCGCACCACCGGCGTCGTCGTGGGCGGGGGGCTGCTGGGCCTGGAGGCGGCGGGGGCGCTCAAGGGGCTCGGACTGACCACGCACATCGTGGAGTTCAACCCGCGGCTGATGGCCATCCAGGTGGACGAGGGCGGTGGCACGGCCCTGCGCCGCACGGTCGAGGACATGGGCCTGATCGTGCACACCGGCGTCGGCGGCAAGGAGATCACGGCGGACGACAACGGCGCGGTCACCTCCATGGCGCTGTCCGACGGCTCGTCCATCGACACCGACCTCGTCATCTTCTCGGCGGGCGTACGCCCCCGCGACCAGCTGGCCCGCGACTGCGGTCTGGAGGTCGGCGAGCGCGGCGGGATCGTGGTGGACGAGCGGTGCCGCACCAGCGATCCGGCGGTGTACGCGATCGGCGAATGCGCGCTGGCCGCCGACGGCCGGGTGTACGGGCTGGTCGCGCCCGGCTATGAGATGGCCGAGGTCGCGGCCGGCACCATCACCGCGCAAGCCACCACTCAATCCACCGCCCAAGCCACCGCCCAAGCCACCAAGCGCTTCAGCGGTGCCGACACCTCCACCAAGCTCAAGCTCCTCGGCGTCGACGTCGCCAGCTTCGGCGATGCCCACGGCACCGCCGACGGCTGCCTGGACGTCGTGTACTCCGACTCCCGCACAGGCGTCTACAAGAAGCTGGTGGTCGGCGCCGACGGCGCCCTCCTCGGT contains:
- a CDS encoding cytochrome P450 family protein; this encodes MTDGRCPVSHADLAPHRLDPTGARQHAVNEELRARGAAVPVLLPGDVPGYAITRHEELKDFVTHPDVAKNACHFAALQRDELPPGWPMRTFATVRGMITADGEDHKRLRSLVTRAFTPRRVEALRPVVHELTGTLLDRLAGAATADPDGVADLRRHFALPLPMSVICRLLGVDDQHQDRLHELSNEIVSTHTAPERVPDANREMVAILGQVAAARAKDPGDDLTSALIAAREEDGDRLAEEELIGTLMLTIIAGHETTLNLITNAVRALCNHRDQLDLVRSGAATWGDVVEETLRYDGPVSYFPFRYPTRDLPVGDRVIPKGVPVLVSYTAAGRDERAYGPDAGRFDVTRGARHLSFGHGAHFCLGAPLARMEAVIALEALFTRFPDLDLAVPDEELVPHPSFVGNSPQRLPIRLGAAHSA